A region of the Gadus morhua chromosome 1, gadMor3.0, whole genome shotgun sequence genome:
GGCAGCCGGGAGAGTGTTTGATGAAGGGAGAGGCTCCTTGGCCAGGTATAGCTGTTGAGGGAGAACATTGCCCTGCAGCAGCATGTTCCTGTCCTTCCTCTTGTCCCTCCTAAGCAGCCTACAAGAcaaacattcattattttatgtgTGTAAGCCTATCCTCCCTCCCAAAGGTTATTACATACTGTGTATTACATGTTTTCTAACAAGCATGCAGGTGAAGGTTTTTCTTGAGGTTAAATATTTACATACTGTCTTGGCTGTATGGGGAAGGTAAATGAAACAACACATACCATGCAGAGACCGTGGTGTTGTTCACCGGCACCAGAGCCAGCGCCGTCTGGACCACGATAACCCtgctgtcctccagcagctgtcTAATGTGGCTGTAGACGCTCACAATTGACTGAGGGATGGGCAGGGTTTTCCCCCTCGTGTCCTTCGGCCTGTTGCGGGACTGCTCGAACTCCTTGGCCAGTCTgaggcagacacactcactgaccCTGTGGTGTTCGGGATCCTGAGCTGCTCCTCAGTGGGAGTATGCCCGCTGTGGCTGCTCCTCCACTCTTCTCTCTTGGCCTCCTTCAGGCGTTGCACATCCTCCTGGTCCCATGCAAAAATGCAGGAGGAAAGCTTGGCACAGAAAATACCATACAGAGGGTGGTGTTCTGTTGTGAGGCCGCAGTTAAAGCGCCTCATGAAGTGGAAGCTGTCCAAGCGCACTGTAGTTTGCCATGGGTAAAACAGCTTAGCCACTGAAGACACGCCTGTAAAAAACAGCATAATTACATAGACCAACCTAACCCTGTGTGTGGTTACACCATGATTAAGCAAATTCCcaattgcgtttgtgtgtgtgagtgtgtgtgattttcaCCCACCTGACTGGCTGCAGCAGTCTCGGTCGACATAGATGGCCTCAGGTTCAGCTTGGCCTGCATTCTTGTACCGAGTGACGACGCCTTGGCACAACTCTTCCAACCCTGCACCTTCACCCGACGTCAGAACAGAGTTCAGGACCTGGCCTAACTCGTTTCCGATATTGGACATCCATGCCGCACTGTCCCCGATCCCGCCAGCCAGCTTCTTGGTGatctgtaaaacaaacacaagcactaaGAAGtttccttcttttccttcttccttccaatttcctgttttgtaattatacatgttatattttatatagttTTTAAGCTAACCTTCTTTGTTGAATCCATTTTCAGAATTCTACCATAGGTTGAAGTGATCACTCCCTTCATCTCATCCAGATGGCTGAGAATGTCGTTGGAGTGGACCGTCTCAAACCATTGAGCAAGTGGAAGGGGCCTGAAGGTTGGTGGAGGAAGATAGACAGCTGCAGAGGGGATGAAGGTAGCCATCTTCTTGTGCCGCTCACAGTCCGAGAGGTAGCGGATGGTCTGCCGTGCCCACTCCTCACTGTGCGCTTCTTCCATCGCAGACTGGACGTAGGAGGAACTGTTTCCACTGGTCCTTGGCTTGAGGAAAGTCACTGCTTTCCTGTCAAGAGCCAGCTGGGTGGTGAGGACAGCGGGGAACAGGCTCCTGTGTGCCACATCCAACTGGGACAGAATATCCTGGCTCCATGGGCAGACTAAGAGGGAAGGGTTCAAACACTTGCTGCAACGTGGATAGTCC
Encoded here:
- the LOC115545685 gene encoding uncharacterized protein LOC115545685 gives rise to the protein MHSSGIYRKVREVIDVDSRYYLVGGDYPRCSKCLNPSLLVCPWSQDILSQLDVAHRSLFPAVLTTQLALDRKAVTFLKPRTSGNSSSYVQSAMEEAHSEEWARQTIRYLSDCERHKKMATFIPSAAVYLPPPTFRPLPLAQWFETVHSNDILSHLDEMKGVITSTYGRILKMDSTKKITKKLAGGIGDSAAWMSNIGNELGQVLNSVLTSGEGAGLEELCQGVVTRYKNAGQAEPEAIYVDRDCCSQSGVSSVAKLFYPWQTTVRLDSFHFMRRFNCGLTTEHHPLYGIFCAKLSSCIFAWDQEDVQRLKEAKREEWRSSHSGHTPTEEQLRIPNTTGHIRQLLEDSRVIVVQTALALVPVNNTTVSAWLLRRDKRKDRNMLLQGNVLPQQLYLAKEPLPSSNTLPAAPVQHAHEMTFDEPENREGEAFPRQRTLTAPPCQAPPECLPGMLMTD